A single genomic interval of Babylonia areolata isolate BAREFJ2019XMU chromosome 26, ASM4173473v1, whole genome shotgun sequence harbors:
- the LOC143300372 gene encoding sperm microtubule inner protein 8-like — MTTVGVRPKVVDRVHAMEMPSYSYHYPHIKRVQLAAVKNGVYNPSLPTLRRMDMDDNRQMLTDEHSRTSTTLGPVDFARVQSSPFKPASHQFHGMNMTELGRAHHRLYTTPDELKKAREEWSKFLCKCPERYDIKLPELPDSKDLHFTGYAVRYLRPDVTRSWKPFTLQQEPNIHMYDQKPIPATTYGRYRDPFPKHFRKIASEAWR, encoded by the exons ATGACGACAGTCGGGGTACGGCCCAAGGTGGTGGACCGGGTGCACGCCATGGAGATGCCCAGCTACTCCTACCACTACCCGCACATCAAGCGGGTGCAGCTGGCGGCGGTGAAGAACGGGGTCTACAACCCGTCCCTGCCTACCCTCCGCCGCATGGACATGGACGACAACCGTCAGATGCTGACCGACGAACACAGCCGCACGTCCACCACGCTCGGGCCTG tggactTTGCACGAGTCCAGAGCAGTCCCTTCAAGCCTGCATCCCATCAGTTCCACGGCATG AACATGACAGAACTGGGACGAGCTCACCACAGACTATACACCACTCCAGATGAACTCAA GAAGGCACGAGAGGAGTGGTCCAAATTCCTGTGCAAATGTCCTGAACGGTATGACATCAAACTGCCTGAACTGCCAGAcagcaaag ATCTGCATTTCACCGGATACGCAGTGCGCTACCTGAGACCTGACGTCACCCGCTCCTGGAAACCG ttcaccCTGCAACAGGAGCCCAACATCCATATGTATGACCAGAAACCCATCCCTGCCACAACCTA tggtcgGTACCGAGACCCGTTCCCCAAGCATTTCCGGAAAATCGCTTCAGAGGCCTGGCGCTAG